A region of Salmo salar chromosome ssa17, Ssal_v3.1, whole genome shotgun sequence DNA encodes the following proteins:
- the LOC106575232 gene encoding zinc finger E-box-binding homeobox 2 isoform X4: MKHEIMADGPRCKRRKQANPRRKNEAALNYENVMDTGSETEDEDKLLVSEEDGLLNGVGSPASLNNHDAGSPRVGHTLMTKEDEDDDMRDSGVDHVWHDNDMLHASVDGTDEMKDDYDTLGPDATLQTVGNGTGLFSCGSKLAQMKILHLYCVERRGRDQPPFQSLFKNVVDCTSEFEEFFAKRSKLQEESLSESHSHVVSIAEYLQRGDTAIIYPEAPEGEELSRLGTPEASETNGQEENDLPPGTPDAFAQLLTCPYCDRGYKRLTSLKEHIKYRHEKNEENFACPLCNYTFAYRTQLERHMATHKPGRDQHQLLNQGAGNRKFKCTECGKAFKYKHHLKEHLRIHSGEKPYECPNCKKRFSHSGSYSSHISSKKCIGLIAVNGRMRNNMKTGSSPTSASSSPTNTAITQLRHKLENGNGNGKPLGHHQDQNNHHLNIKTEPLDFNDYKLMMASHGFGAPGPFMNGGMGGNSSPLGIHCSAQSPMQHVGVGIEQQLLGYPSLSNNLSEVQKVLQIVDNTVCRQKMDCKPEEISRLKAYMKELGNQIEEQKQGLTSQGGHQVGLPVVSHNGATKSIIDYTLEKVNEAKACLQSLTTDSKRQISTIKREKSNHMLDLGTEDKMHENNIMFTPFSCQYCKEAFPGPIPLHQHERYLCKMNEEIKTVLQTSENLMPTKQGMFTEKHALLLSSMLSEKSPINPYKDHMSVLKAYFAMNMEPNSEELLKISIAVGLPQEFVKEWFEQRKVYQYGTPRTPPLEQQRNNHADIVLAANNHNHAPTKDSMAARSPVSLIKSNDRDRNRDHHIMSPSIAELHNNVNNCENQLRLMKANTFSGHTKHMGDHSKLDHLSRSSTPSPLNLSSTSSKNSQSSSYTPNSLMSEDLNLNMNLSEQPLDLSLPKLMKEPKHAMTVKSRPKLNSMNHHDHSSVPSPREHFEEPLNLAYLKKEFEGRGQNHLNGDFNKSTSPLFGMNPFGAKPMYTSLPQQTAFPPATFMSPMQASMPGLRPYPGLDQLSFLPHMAYTYATGAATFAEMQQRRKYQRKPGFQGELLDGTADYMSGLDDMTDSDSCLSRKKIKKTESGKRPHQCQICKKAFKHKHHLIEHSRLHSGEKPYQCDKCGKRFSHSGSYSQHMNHRYSYCKREAEEREAAEREAREKGHLEPTELLLSRAYLQGMTPQGYPDLEDREGILREGGMNGGMRDRQKEVEGTYAKIGRREEDFEEEEEESENKSMDTDPDTLRDEEENGEHSMDDSSLDGKTETKSDHEDNMEDGM; encoded by the exons CGTTGAATTATGAGAATGTGATGGATACTGGTTCAGAGACAGAGGATGAGGACAAGCTGTTGGTATCGGAGGAGGACGGCCTACTTAACGGGGTGGGCAGCCCTGCCAGCCTGAACAACCACGACGCTGGATCCCCGAGGGTGGGCCACACCCTGATGACAAAGGAGGATGAGGACGATGACATGAGGGACAGTGGAGTAGACCATGTCTGGCATGACAACGACATGCTGCACGCCTCAGTCGACGGTACTG atgaaatgaaagatgATTATGACACTTTGGGGCCTGACGCCACTCTTCAGACAGTTGGAAACGGTACAG gattattttcctgtggtagcaaactggctcaaatgaagatcctacatctgtattgtgTTGAAAGACGAGGCCGAGACCAACCACCCTTCCAATCCTTGt TTAAGAATGTTGTTGATTGCACTTCCGAGTTTGAGGAGTTCTTCGCTAAGCGTAGCAAGCTCCAGGAGGAAAGCCTGAGCGAGAGCCACAGCCACGTGGTCAGCATCGCTGAGTACCTGCAGCGGGGCGACACTGCCATCATTTACCCAGAAGCACCCGAGGGAGAGGAGCTGTCCCGTCTGGGCACGCCCGAAGCGTCTGAAACAAACGGCCAGGAGGAAAATG ACCTGCCACCTGGAACTCCAGATGCTTTCGCCCAACTGTTGACCTGCCCCTACTGCGACCGGGGTTACAAGCGCTTGACATCGCTCAAGGAGCACATCAAGTACCGCCACGAGAAGAACGAGGAGAACTTCGCCTGCCCCCTGTGTAACTACACGTTTGCTTACCGCACTCAGCTTGAGCGACATATGGCCACGCACAAGCCCGGCAGAGATCAG CACCAACTGCTGAACCAGGGGGCTGGCAACCGCAAGTTCAAATGCACAGAATGTGGCAAGGCCTTCAAATACAAGCACCATCTGAAGGAACACCTGCGGAttcacagtg GTGAGAAGCCATATGAATGCCCGAACTGCAAGAAGCGCTTCTCCCACTCAGGCTCCTACAGCTCTCACATCAGCAGCAAGAAGTGCATCGGCCTTATAGCAGTCAACGGGAGGATGCGCAACAACATGAAGACAGGCTCTTCCCCTACATCAGCCTCGTCCTCCCCCACTAACACCGCCATCACCCAGCTGAGACACAAGCTAGAGAACGGAAACGGAAACGGCAAGCCCCTGGGCCACCACCAGGACCAGAACAACCACCACCTGAACATCAAAACAGAACCACTAGACTTCAACGACTACAAACTCATGATGGCCTCCCATGGCTTCGGCGCACCTGGGCCCTTCATGAACGGAGGGATGGGGGGAAATAGCAGCCCGCTAGGGATCCACTGCTCAGCCCAGAGCCCCATGCAGCACGTGGGGGTGGGGATCGAACAACAGCTCCTTGGTTACCCGTCCCTGAGCAACAACCTGAGCGAGGTCCAGAAGGTGCTCCAGATCGTGGACAACACTGTGTGCAGGCAGAAGATGGACTGCAAACCGGAGGAGATCTCCAGGCTCAAGGCTTACATGAAGGAGCTCGGGAACCAGATCGAGGAGCAGAAACAGGGACTGACGTCACAGGGGGGTCACCAGGTTGGTCTTCCAGTCGTCAGCCATAACGGTGCCACTAAAAGCATCATCGACTacacattagaaaaagtgaacgAAGCCAAAGCTTGTCTCCAGAGCTTGACCACGGACTCAAAGAGACAAATTAGCACTATCAAACGTGAGAAATCCAACCACATGCTAGATTTAGGTACAGAGGATAAGATGCATGAGAACAACATTATGTTTACACCCTTTTCTTGCCAATACTGCAAAGAAGCCTTCCCAGGTCCAATTCCCTTGCATCAGCATGAACGTTACCTGTGTAAAATGAATGAGGAGATCAAGACAGTTCTCCAGACTAGTGAGAACCTTATGCCCACAAAACAGGGGATGTTTACTGAGAAGCATGCCCTCCTGCTCTCGTCCATGCTGTCTGAGAAAAGCCCCATCAACCCGTACAAGGACCACATGTCAGTGCTCAAGGCCTACTTCGCTATGAACATGGAGCCCAATTCAGAGGAACTACTGAAGATCTCCATAGCGGTCGGCCTTCCTCAGGAATTCGTCAAAGAGTGGTTCGAGCAGAGGAAAGTCTACCAGTACGGCACCCCAAGAACTCCACCACTAGAACAACAACGAAACAACCATGCAGATATAGTTCTAGCCGCAAACAACCATAACCACGCTCCCACTAAAGACTCAATGGCAGCTAGATCCCCAGTGTCCCTGATCAAGTCTAATGACCGTGACCGCAACCGTGACCACCATATCATGTCCCCCTCCATTGCAGAGCTCCATAACAACGTCAACAACTGTGAGAACCAACTCAGACTCATGAAAGCCAACACGTTCAGTGGACACACCAAACACATGGGTGACCACTCCAAATTGGACCACCTCTCAAGGAGCAGCACACCTTCTCCTTTGAATCTTTCCTCCACATCTTCCAAAAACTCCCAGAGTAGCTCATATACTCCAAACAGCCTGATGTCTGAGGACCTGAATCTCAACATGAACCTGTCTGAACAACCACTGGACCTGTCACTGCCAAAGCTCATGAAGGAGCCCAAACACGCCATGACTGTGAAGAGCAGACCTAAACTAAACAGTATGAACCACCATGACCACTCCAGTGTTCCCTCCCCACGAGAACACTTCGAAGAGCCACTTAACCTGGCCTATCTCAAGAAGGAGTTTGAAGGCAGAGGCCAGAACCACCTCAATGGAGACTTCAACAAAAGCACCAGCCCCTTGTTCGGGATGAACCCCTTCGGTGCCAAACCGATGTACACGTCGCTTCCGCAACAGACCGCGTTCCCACCTGCCACCTTCATGTCTCCAATGCAGGCCAGCATGCCTGGGCTGAGGCCATACCCAGGGCTGGATCAGCTGAGCTTCCTACCACACATGGCCTACACTTATGCAACAGGAGCAGCTACCTTTGCTGAAATGCAGCAGAGGAGAAAATACCAGCGAAAGCCTGGTTTCCAG GGGGAGCTGCTAGACGGAACAGCAGATTATATGTCAGGACTGGATGACATGACCGATTCAGACTCCTGTCTGTCCCGGAAGAAGATCAAGAAGACAGAAAGTG GTAAACGGCCACACCAGTGTCAAATCTGCAAGAAGGCATTCAAACACAAGCACCACCTTATAGAACATTCACGACTGCACTCGGGCGAGAAACCGTACCAGTGCGACAAGTGCGGGAAGCGCTTCTCTCACTCCGGCTCCTACTCCCAGCACATGAACCACCGTTACTCTTACTGCaagagggaggcagaggagagggaagCGGCCGAGAGAGAGGCCCGGGAGAAGGGCCACCTAGAGCCCACAGAGCTACTATTGAGCCGGGCCTACTTACAGGGCATGACTCCTCAGGGCTACCCCGACCTGGAGGACCGCGAGGGCAttctgagggaaggagggatgaacgGAGGAATGAGAGATCGTCAGAAGGAAGTTGAAGGAACGTACGCGAAAATAGGACGTAGGGAAGAGGAttttgaggaggaggaagaggagagcgagAACAAGAGCATGGACACAGATCCAGACACGTTGCGGGATGAGGAGGAGAACGGAGAGCACTCGATGGACGATAGTTCGTTGGACGGGAAAACAGAAACCAAATCGGATCACGAGGACAATATGGAGGACGGCATGTAA
- the LOC106575232 gene encoding zinc finger E-box-binding homeobox 2 isoform X7 codes for MKHEIMADGPRCKRRKQANPRRKNALNYENVMDTGSETEDEDKLLVSEEDGLLNGVGSPASLNNHDAGSPRVGHTLMTKEDEDDDMRDSGVDHVWHDNDMLHASVDGTDEMKDDYDTLGPDATLQTVGNGTGLFSCGSKLAQMKILHLYCVERRGRDQPPFQSLFKNVVDCTSEFEEFFAKRSKLQEESLSESHSHVVSIAEYLQRGDTAIIYPEAPEGEELSRLGTPEASETNGQEENDLPPGTPDAFAQLLTCPYCDRGYKRLTSLKEHIKYRHEKNEENFACPLCNYTFAYRTQLERHMATHKPGRDQHQLLNQGAGNRKFKCTECGKAFKYKHHLKEHLRIHSGEKPYECPNCKKRFSHSGSYSSHISSKKCIGLIAVNGRMRNNMKTGSSPTSASSSPTNTAITQLRHKLENGNGNGKPLGHHQDQNNHHLNIKTEPLDFNDYKLMMASHGFGAPGPFMNGGMGGNSSPLGIHCSAQSPMQHVGVGIEQQLLGYPSLSNNLSEVQKVLQIVDNTVCRQKMDCKPEEISRLKAYMKELGNQIEEQKQGLTSQGGHQVGLPVVSHNGATKSIIDYTLEKVNEAKACLQSLTTDSKRQISTIKREKSNHMLDLGTEDKMHENNIMFTPFSCQYCKEAFPGPIPLHQHERYLCKMNEEIKTVLQTSENLMPTKQGMFTEKHALLLSSMLSEKSPINPYKDHMSVLKAYFAMNMEPNSEELLKISIAVGLPQEFVKEWFEQRKVYQYGTPRTPPLEQQRNNHADIVLAANNHNHAPTKDSMAARSPVSLIKSNDRDRNRDHHIMSPSIAELHNNVNNCENQLRLMKANTFSGHTKHMGDHSKLDHLSRSSTPSPLNLSSTSSKNSQSSSYTPNSLMSEDLNLNMNLSEQPLDLSLPKLMKEPKHAMTVKSRPKLNSMNHHDHSSVPSPREHFEEPLNLAYLKKEFEGRGQNHLNGDFNKSTSPLFGMNPFGAKPMYTSLPQQTAFPPATFMSPMQASMPGLRPYPGLDQLSFLPHMAYTYATGAATFAEMQQRRKYQRKPGFQGELLDGTADYMSGLDDMTDSDSCLSRKKIKKTESGKRPHQCQICKKAFKHKHHLIEHSRLHSGEKPYQCDKCGKRFSHSGSYSQHMNHRYSYCKREAEEREAAEREAREKGHLEPTELLLSRAYLQGMTPQGYPDLEDREGILREGGMNGGMRDRQKEVEGTYAKIGRREEDFEEEEEESENKSMDTDPDTLRDEEENGEHSMDDSSLDGKTETKSDHEDNMEDGM; via the exons CGTTGAATTATGAGAATGTGATGGATACTGGTTCAGAGACAGAGGATGAGGACAAGCTGTTGGTATCGGAGGAGGACGGCCTACTTAACGGGGTGGGCAGCCCTGCCAGCCTGAACAACCACGACGCTGGATCCCCGAGGGTGGGCCACACCCTGATGACAAAGGAGGATGAGGACGATGACATGAGGGACAGTGGAGTAGACCATGTCTGGCATGACAACGACATGCTGCACGCCTCAGTCGACGGTACTG atgaaatgaaagatgATTATGACACTTTGGGGCCTGACGCCACTCTTCAGACAGTTGGAAACGGTACAG gattattttcctgtggtagcaaactggctcaaatgaagatcctacatctgtattgtgTTGAAAGACGAGGCCGAGACCAACCACCCTTCCAATCCTTGt TTAAGAATGTTGTTGATTGCACTTCCGAGTTTGAGGAGTTCTTCGCTAAGCGTAGCAAGCTCCAGGAGGAAAGCCTGAGCGAGAGCCACAGCCACGTGGTCAGCATCGCTGAGTACCTGCAGCGGGGCGACACTGCCATCATTTACCCAGAAGCACCCGAGGGAGAGGAGCTGTCCCGTCTGGGCACGCCCGAAGCGTCTGAAACAAACGGCCAGGAGGAAAATG ACCTGCCACCTGGAACTCCAGATGCTTTCGCCCAACTGTTGACCTGCCCCTACTGCGACCGGGGTTACAAGCGCTTGACATCGCTCAAGGAGCACATCAAGTACCGCCACGAGAAGAACGAGGAGAACTTCGCCTGCCCCCTGTGTAACTACACGTTTGCTTACCGCACTCAGCTTGAGCGACATATGGCCACGCACAAGCCCGGCAGAGATCAG CACCAACTGCTGAACCAGGGGGCTGGCAACCGCAAGTTCAAATGCACAGAATGTGGCAAGGCCTTCAAATACAAGCACCATCTGAAGGAACACCTGCGGAttcacagtg GTGAGAAGCCATATGAATGCCCGAACTGCAAGAAGCGCTTCTCCCACTCAGGCTCCTACAGCTCTCACATCAGCAGCAAGAAGTGCATCGGCCTTATAGCAGTCAACGGGAGGATGCGCAACAACATGAAGACAGGCTCTTCCCCTACATCAGCCTCGTCCTCCCCCACTAACACCGCCATCACCCAGCTGAGACACAAGCTAGAGAACGGAAACGGAAACGGCAAGCCCCTGGGCCACCACCAGGACCAGAACAACCACCACCTGAACATCAAAACAGAACCACTAGACTTCAACGACTACAAACTCATGATGGCCTCCCATGGCTTCGGCGCACCTGGGCCCTTCATGAACGGAGGGATGGGGGGAAATAGCAGCCCGCTAGGGATCCACTGCTCAGCCCAGAGCCCCATGCAGCACGTGGGGGTGGGGATCGAACAACAGCTCCTTGGTTACCCGTCCCTGAGCAACAACCTGAGCGAGGTCCAGAAGGTGCTCCAGATCGTGGACAACACTGTGTGCAGGCAGAAGATGGACTGCAAACCGGAGGAGATCTCCAGGCTCAAGGCTTACATGAAGGAGCTCGGGAACCAGATCGAGGAGCAGAAACAGGGACTGACGTCACAGGGGGGTCACCAGGTTGGTCTTCCAGTCGTCAGCCATAACGGTGCCACTAAAAGCATCATCGACTacacattagaaaaagtgaacgAAGCCAAAGCTTGTCTCCAGAGCTTGACCACGGACTCAAAGAGACAAATTAGCACTATCAAACGTGAGAAATCCAACCACATGCTAGATTTAGGTACAGAGGATAAGATGCATGAGAACAACATTATGTTTACACCCTTTTCTTGCCAATACTGCAAAGAAGCCTTCCCAGGTCCAATTCCCTTGCATCAGCATGAACGTTACCTGTGTAAAATGAATGAGGAGATCAAGACAGTTCTCCAGACTAGTGAGAACCTTATGCCCACAAAACAGGGGATGTTTACTGAGAAGCATGCCCTCCTGCTCTCGTCCATGCTGTCTGAGAAAAGCCCCATCAACCCGTACAAGGACCACATGTCAGTGCTCAAGGCCTACTTCGCTATGAACATGGAGCCCAATTCAGAGGAACTACTGAAGATCTCCATAGCGGTCGGCCTTCCTCAGGAATTCGTCAAAGAGTGGTTCGAGCAGAGGAAAGTCTACCAGTACGGCACCCCAAGAACTCCACCACTAGAACAACAACGAAACAACCATGCAGATATAGTTCTAGCCGCAAACAACCATAACCACGCTCCCACTAAAGACTCAATGGCAGCTAGATCCCCAGTGTCCCTGATCAAGTCTAATGACCGTGACCGCAACCGTGACCACCATATCATGTCCCCCTCCATTGCAGAGCTCCATAACAACGTCAACAACTGTGAGAACCAACTCAGACTCATGAAAGCCAACACGTTCAGTGGACACACCAAACACATGGGTGACCACTCCAAATTGGACCACCTCTCAAGGAGCAGCACACCTTCTCCTTTGAATCTTTCCTCCACATCTTCCAAAAACTCCCAGAGTAGCTCATATACTCCAAACAGCCTGATGTCTGAGGACCTGAATCTCAACATGAACCTGTCTGAACAACCACTGGACCTGTCACTGCCAAAGCTCATGAAGGAGCCCAAACACGCCATGACTGTGAAGAGCAGACCTAAACTAAACAGTATGAACCACCATGACCACTCCAGTGTTCCCTCCCCACGAGAACACTTCGAAGAGCCACTTAACCTGGCCTATCTCAAGAAGGAGTTTGAAGGCAGAGGCCAGAACCACCTCAATGGAGACTTCAACAAAAGCACCAGCCCCTTGTTCGGGATGAACCCCTTCGGTGCCAAACCGATGTACACGTCGCTTCCGCAACAGACCGCGTTCCCACCTGCCACCTTCATGTCTCCAATGCAGGCCAGCATGCCTGGGCTGAGGCCATACCCAGGGCTGGATCAGCTGAGCTTCCTACCACACATGGCCTACACTTATGCAACAGGAGCAGCTACCTTTGCTGAAATGCAGCAGAGGAGAAAATACCAGCGAAAGCCTGGTTTCCAG GGGGAGCTGCTAGACGGAACAGCAGATTATATGTCAGGACTGGATGACATGACCGATTCAGACTCCTGTCTGTCCCGGAAGAAGATCAAGAAGACAGAAAGTG GTAAACGGCCACACCAGTGTCAAATCTGCAAGAAGGCATTCAAACACAAGCACCACCTTATAGAACATTCACGACTGCACTCGGGCGAGAAACCGTACCAGTGCGACAAGTGCGGGAAGCGCTTCTCTCACTCCGGCTCCTACTCCCAGCACATGAACCACCGTTACTCTTACTGCaagagggaggcagaggagagggaagCGGCCGAGAGAGAGGCCCGGGAGAAGGGCCACCTAGAGCCCACAGAGCTACTATTGAGCCGGGCCTACTTACAGGGCATGACTCCTCAGGGCTACCCCGACCTGGAGGACCGCGAGGGCAttctgagggaaggagggatgaacgGAGGAATGAGAGATCGTCAGAAGGAAGTTGAAGGAACGTACGCGAAAATAGGACGTAGGGAAGAGGAttttgaggaggaggaagaggagagcgagAACAAGAGCATGGACACAGATCCAGACACGTTGCGGGATGAGGAGGAGAACGGAGAGCACTCGATGGACGATAGTTCGTTGGACGGGAAAACAGAAACCAAATCGGATCACGAGGACAATATGGAGGACGGCATGTAA